A stretch of the Metopolophium dirhodum isolate CAU chromosome 8, ASM1992520v1, whole genome shotgun sequence genome encodes the following:
- the LOC132950334 gene encoding NF-kappa-B inhibitor cactus-like produces the protein MRLPDHGFALIAADARVFVDEVSTDKMLSTMVVRKLFLGQRDKQLQSIKSEKVAEDNGDINMDSGFLSGGNLSGDNMLSKEEHIEDDIKHEELNDIQQKETPKTTIDSDMDNPSKVYIDKKVWQFYFQQNDDGDTLLHLAIIHGYIQVSKRLIDICPDSKMLDIRNDDGQSALHLAVMTNQCEIVKHLMKANANAEILDYKGNTAVHLACYDGKLDCLKIFANYVLLPKIFDTINYDGLACIHIATIANHPKLIRFIVNTSKNVNIRDHKSGYTALHFAVALNRANLIECLIDKVDPNIESYAGKLAFEVEDEEDDYDEDKEDDEISDDLMKSVNALQLPNNNSIKC, from the exons ATGCGTTTACCCGACCACGGATTCGCACTGATCGCCGCAGATGCACGCGTTTTCGTCGACGAGGTGTCGACAGACAAGATGTTGTCAACGATGGTTGTTCGCAAACTGtttttag GCCAGCGGGATAAACAACTGCAGTCCATTAAAAGTGAGAAGGTTGCCGAAGACAACGGCGACATAAATATGGATTCTGGATTCTTGTCCGGTGGCAATTTGTCTGGTGATAATATGTTATCCAAAGAGGAGCATATTGAAGACGACATCAAGCACGAAGAGCTCAACGATATACAGCAGAAGGAAACACCAAAAACAACCATAGACAGTGACATGGACAACCCGAGTAAAgtttatattgacaaaaaagtatggcaattttattttcaacagaATGACGATGGTGACAc gctACTTCATCTTGCTATTATCCATGGATACATCCAAGTATCAAAACGATTAATCGATATTTGTCCAGATTCCAAAATGTTAGATATACGAAATGATGATGGCCAA AGTGCTCTTCATTTGGCTGTTATGACAAATCAATGTGAAATTGTGAAACACCTAATGAAGGCTAATGCCAATGCagaaatattagattataaaggCAATACAGCTGTTCATTTGGCATGTTATGATGGAAAACTAGATTGCCTGAAAATATTTGCTAATTACGTATTACTGCCGAAAATATTTGATACTATTAATTATGATG GTTTGGCATGTATTCATATTGCAACAATTGCTAACCATCCAAAACTAATTAGATTTATTGTTAATACTTCAAAAAATGTGAATATCAGG gatCATAAAAGCGGATACACAGCATTACACTTTGCTGTAGCTCTAAATAGAGCTAATCTAATTGAATGTTTAATAGACAAAGTCGATCCAAACATTGAAAGTTATGCTGGAAAATTAGCATTTGAAGTTGAAGATGAAGAAGATGATTATGATGAAGATAAAGAAGATGATgaaatt TCTGACGATCTTATGAAATCGGTGAATGCCCTTCAGTTACCTAATAACAATTCAATCAAGTGTTGA